One window from the genome of Streptomyces sp. NBC_01476 encodes:
- a CDS encoding DedA family protein, which translates to MNIALGPSWLDPDHLINTYGLWGVLLIVFAESGLLIGFFLPGDSLLFTTGLLVASGTLHQPLAVVAALIAVAAVAGEQVGYLFGRKVGPSLFRRPESRLFKMENIEKAHAFFEHHGPKAIVMACFVPVVRTFTPIVAGVSRMHYRTFLTFNLIGGTMWGAGVTLLGYWLGQIQVVRDNIEAMLVLVVLVSVVPLAIEYLRSRGKAKKAPAAATARAAADPADGPAELLAPTPRGGRHRAQKR; encoded by the coding sequence ATGAACATCGCGCTCGGCCCGAGCTGGCTCGACCCCGACCACCTGATCAACACATACGGTCTGTGGGGCGTGCTGCTGATCGTCTTCGCCGAGTCCGGACTGCTGATCGGTTTCTTCCTGCCGGGCGACTCGCTGCTGTTCACGACGGGGCTGCTCGTCGCGTCCGGCACGCTGCACCAGCCGCTGGCCGTGGTGGCGGCGCTGATCGCGGTCGCGGCGGTGGCGGGCGAGCAGGTCGGCTATCTCTTCGGCCGCAAGGTGGGCCCCTCGCTCTTCCGGCGGCCCGAGTCCCGGCTGTTCAAGATGGAGAACATCGAGAAGGCGCACGCGTTCTTCGAGCACCACGGGCCGAAGGCGATCGTGATGGCCTGTTTCGTACCGGTGGTGCGGACCTTCACGCCGATCGTGGCCGGCGTCAGCCGGATGCACTACCGCACCTTCCTCACCTTCAACCTCATCGGCGGCACGATGTGGGGCGCCGGGGTGACGCTGCTGGGCTACTGGCTCGGGCAGATCCAGGTCGTCCGCGACAACATCGAGGCGATGCTGGTCCTGGTGGTGCTGGTCTCGGTCGTGCCGCTGGCCATCGAGTACCTGCGCTCGCGGGGCAAGGCGAAGAAGGCCCCGGCCGCGGCAACCGCCCGGGCGGCGGCCGACCCCGCCGACGGGCCGGCCGAACTGCTGGCGCCGACGCCGCGGGGCGGGCGGCACCGGGCACAGAAGCGCTGA
- the dacB gene encoding D-alanyl-D-alanine carboxypeptidase/D-alanyl-D-alanine endopeptidase — MPLGRTWQIVAGSAAIGLAVAAGAVAAAGPWESGQRTAERSFAVARDRQMDLAAHPVQAVRPVPQPPAAAPVLVPVPFPAPTHAAGTGTATAPAAGNGAGNAAGDTPGNAPTPALSGRLDPLMAAPGLGTVRTGAVVDVATGRLLYDHRATTVSTPASTTKLATAVAALGALGPDHRLTTDVVTTASGRIVLVGGGDPTLQLDGLATDTAKALKARGETTVTLGYDTSFFAAPALHPIGRNDNLAPVTALMVREGRLDRSGSGPAPRAEDPAAAAADSFEALLGKRGITVKGEPAPGRGAGGTQLAVHQSAALSDLVEQMLTNSDNDLAEALARQAARAAGLPANFAGGAKAIRAALVRYGVPLDGADFNDGSGLDHADRLAPVTLARILALAASPAHPELRAIVTGLPVAAFTGTLSARFHASPGAGVVHAKTGTLTGTNTIAGTTVTAGGRLLTFSFMTQDAPDATAAQTALDALAAALTR, encoded by the coding sequence GTGCCGCTCGGCAGGACGTGGCAGATCGTGGCGGGGTCGGCCGCGATAGGTCTGGCAGTGGCTGCCGGGGCGGTGGCCGCGGCCGGCCCGTGGGAGTCAGGCCAGCGTACGGCGGAACGGTCCTTCGCCGTCGCCCGGGACCGGCAGATGGACCTGGCGGCGCACCCGGTGCAGGCCGTGCGGCCGGTACCCCAGCCGCCCGCCGCCGCGCCCGTCCTCGTACCGGTCCCCTTTCCCGCCCCCACCCACGCGGCCGGCACCGGGACCGCCACCGCCCCCGCGGCCGGTAACGGTGCCGGGAACGCCGCCGGGGACACCCCCGGGAACGCCCCCACCCCCGCGCTGTCCGGCCGCCTCGACCCGCTGATGGCCGCGCCCGGCCTCGGCACCGTGCGGACCGGAGCGGTGGTGGACGTCGCCACCGGCCGCCTGCTCTACGACCACCGGGCCACCACCGTCTCCACCCCGGCCTCCACCACCAAGCTCGCCACCGCGGTGGCCGCGCTCGGCGCCCTCGGGCCCGACCACCGCCTCACCACCGATGTGGTCACCACCGCCTCCGGCCGGATCGTGCTGGTCGGCGGCGGCGACCCCACCCTGCAACTGGACGGCCTCGCCACCGACACCGCCAAGGCGCTCAAGGCCAGAGGCGAGACCACGGTGACCCTCGGGTACGACACCTCCTTCTTCGCCGCCCCCGCACTCCACCCGATCGGGCGCAACGACAACCTCGCCCCGGTCACCGCCCTGATGGTGCGCGAGGGCCGGCTCGACCGGAGCGGCAGCGGCCCTGCGCCCCGCGCGGAGGACCCGGCCGCGGCGGCCGCGGACAGCTTCGAGGCGCTGCTCGGCAAGCGCGGTATCACCGTGAAGGGTGAGCCGGCGCCGGGCAGGGGCGCCGGCGGTACGCAGCTGGCGGTCCACCAATCCGCGGCGCTCTCCGACCTGGTGGAGCAGATGCTCACCAACAGCGACAACGACCTCGCCGAGGCCCTGGCCCGGCAGGCCGCCCGCGCGGCCGGCCTGCCGGCGAACTTCGCCGGCGGCGCGAAGGCGATCCGGGCCGCCCTGGTCCGCTACGGTGTGCCGCTCGACGGCGCCGACTTCAACGACGGCAGCGGCCTGGACCACGCCGACCGGCTCGCCCCCGTCACCCTGGCCCGGATCCTCGCGCTGGCCGCCTCCCCGGCCCACCCGGAACTGCGCGCGATCGTCACCGGCCTGCCGGTGGCCGCCTTCACCGGCACCCTCAGCGCCCGCTTCCACGCCTCCCCGGGCGCCGGCGTCGTCCACGCCAAGACCGGCACCCTCACCGGCACCAACACCATCGCCGGCACCACCGTCACCGCCGGCGGCCGGCTGCTCACCTTCTCCTTCATGACGCAGGACGCCCCGGACGCCACCGCCGCCCAGACCGCGCTGGACGCCCTGGCCGCGGCGCTGACCCGGTAG
- a CDS encoding ABC transporter ATP-binding protein — MTRAITLHEVSKYYPKQPSPAVDRFSLDIAPGEFLVLLGPSGCGKSTVLRMIAGLEDITTGELLLDGEYSNDLAPGDRRMAMVFQNFALYPSMTSRENIGFPLRFEMPGAEHGPRVDETARILGIEEILDRYPGQLSGGERQRVAMGRAISRHPSVFLMDEPLSNLDAKLRAHLRAEIARLTHGMGVTTVYVTHDQAEAMSLGDRVAIMRSGVLQQISSPREAYHLPENVFVAAFVGTPRINLLQATVIAPLTGGMWIDFGRQRLGLPEPLSYDHQMLRIQQGRRIIVGLRSEAVRIAQPSQAHAGEVVLSGIVEHVEYQGHECLVHLNTGSRPAFVPELEAPRPAGGTGTRAGNRRAAAGGNGLGKLAQKAARRLQASVMERDRTPGGVPPKPAQPPGRTPVGVMDRPAGPPETQTGDLVVRTGPDIRVRRGDRVPLLVDLAHLYVFNHEGHRICPAPAQQPLLT, encoded by the coding sequence ATGACACGCGCCATCACCTTGCACGAAGTCTCCAAGTACTACCCGAAACAGCCGTCACCGGCCGTGGACAGGTTCTCGCTCGACATCGCGCCCGGCGAGTTCCTGGTGCTGCTCGGCCCCTCGGGCTGCGGCAAATCGACCGTGCTGCGGATGATCGCCGGGCTGGAGGACATCACCACCGGCGAGCTGCTGCTGGACGGGGAGTACTCCAACGACCTGGCCCCCGGCGACCGCAGGATGGCGATGGTCTTCCAGAACTTCGCCCTGTACCCGAGCATGACCAGCCGGGAGAACATCGGCTTCCCGCTGCGCTTCGAGATGCCCGGCGCGGAGCACGGCCCGCGGGTCGACGAGACCGCCCGCATCCTCGGCATCGAGGAGATCCTGGACCGCTACCCCGGGCAGCTCTCCGGCGGTGAGCGGCAGCGCGTCGCCATGGGCCGGGCGATCTCCCGCCACCCCTCGGTCTTCCTGATGGACGAGCCGCTCTCCAACCTGGACGCGAAGCTGCGGGCGCACCTGCGCGCCGAGATCGCCCGCCTCACCCACGGCATGGGCGTCACCACCGTCTACGTCACCCACGACCAGGCCGAGGCGATGTCGCTCGGCGACCGGGTGGCGATCATGCGCAGCGGCGTCCTGCAGCAGATCAGCAGCCCGCGGGAGGCGTACCACCTGCCGGAGAACGTCTTCGTCGCCGCCTTCGTCGGCACCCCGCGGATCAACCTGCTCCAGGCCACCGTGATCGCCCCGCTCACCGGCGGCATGTGGATCGACTTCGGCCGGCAGCGCCTCGGGCTGCCCGAGCCGCTCAGCTACGACCACCAGATGCTCCGCATCCAGCAGGGCCGCCGGATCATCGTGGGCCTGCGCTCGGAGGCGGTACGGATCGCGCAGCCCAGCCAGGCGCACGCCGGCGAGGTGGTGCTCAGCGGGATCGTCGAGCACGTCGAGTACCAGGGCCACGAGTGCCTGGTCCACCTCAACACCGGATCGCGGCCGGCGTTCGTACCGGAGCTGGAGGCGCCGCGGCCGGCCGGCGGGACCGGCACCCGGGCCGGCAACCGGCGGGCCGCCGCGGGCGGCAACGGCCTCGGCAAGCTGGCGCAGAAAGCGGCCAGGCGGCTCCAGGCGTCGGTGATGGAGCGCGACCGGACCCCCGGCGGCGTGCCGCCGAAGCCCGCGCAGCCGCCCGGCCGGACCCCGGTCGGCGTGATGGACCGCCCGGCGGGGCCGCCGGAGACCCAGACCGGCGACCTGGTGGTCCGCACCGGCCCGGACATCCGGGTCCGGCGCGGCGACCGGGTACCGCTGCTGGTGGACCTGGCGCACCTCTACGTCTTCAACCACGAGGGGCACCGGATCTGCCCGGCCCCGGCCCAGCAGCCGCTCCTGACCTGA
- a CDS encoding inorganic diphosphatase, with product MEFDVTIEIPKGSRNKYEVDHETGRIRLDRRLFTSTSYPADYGFVENTLGEDGDPLDALVILDEPTFPGCLITCRAIGMFRMTDEAGGDDKVLCVPASDPRVEHLRDIHHVSEFDRLEIQHFFEVYKDLEPGKSVEGADWVGRAEAEAEIEESFRRLKEKGTGH from the coding sequence TTGGAGTTCGACGTCACGATCGAGATCCCGAAGGGTTCCCGGAACAAGTACGAGGTGGACCACGAGACCGGTCGTATCCGCCTGGACCGCCGGCTCTTCACCTCGACCAGCTACCCGGCCGACTACGGCTTCGTCGAGAACACCCTCGGCGAGGACGGCGACCCGCTGGACGCGCTGGTCATCCTGGACGAGCCGACCTTCCCCGGCTGCCTCATCACCTGCCGCGCGATCGGCATGTTCCGTATGACCGACGAGGCCGGCGGCGACGACAAGGTCCTGTGCGTGCCCGCCTCCGACCCCCGGGTCGAGCACCTGCGCGACATCCACCACGTCAGCGAGTTCGACCGGCTGGAGATCCAGCACTTCTTCGAGGTCTACAAGGACCTGGAGCCCGGCAAGTCCGTCGAGGGTGCGGACTGGGTCGGCCGCGCCGAGGCCGAGGCGGAGATCGAGGAGTCCTTCCGCCGCCTGAAGGAAAAGGGCACGGGTCACTGA